The following proteins are co-located in the Oenanthe melanoleuca isolate GR-GAL-2019-014 chromosome 4, OMel1.0, whole genome shotgun sequence genome:
- the FASTKD5 gene encoding FAST kinase domain-containing protein 5, mitochondrial codes for MATVLMCRRLPRLSRVTTFSTRAEHGSSKSKKEKRDKPGAAKAGTESGATIQLLKPQDYRVLYNPAAYAKGRAASQQHVDRDSSIGDTFTSPGTTQTFPTACPQAVSPVRSALPKPKSSTPLEQSSLAMLYKEEAEKEKREMHDSKEDPRVFQKGRPEYRSLSCGSAEPAQTLPAEEGDWILQSVAGCEPSPGILSDYFLRLSRLPAERRAALLSDPSFSALCHRAVTAIRLLSTPDLIQILKACVPLAVPASHPLLNACEAEFCRRAWDMGLEQLLLVADCWRCLERSVPSYLGILFSYANLHWKELTLPQFVQLLYIIGEGRRSPADLAQKVESTILKHLDTFTLEELGAICLGLFKSLSGISEHVMRRIADRVSLQMEDMSTYALVNVLKMLRYTRMDHVPLMRELGKVIPARIPATNIQGIMHITLTYSSLHFFDEDVLAAVAISLPSKVSYCRSKDAAKFLWSFGCLDYEPPNEEEFYSSLIKQLHAKLHEFSKFPEHLLTALLGLAFVKRFPEELIDFALREEFVEKTRGSKYELDKDLFTLGKSVEIECPTYQGSQLPPQLCQEFTEMVSSFAEREIYVRPEIVEATSLLESMLGGPEYVKNHMILPHTRSSDLEVRLATDGHPIPFNFKDPVAAKKLKDMGVSLTDELMSQLIQGRAHNQSPTEVRNEARIDRQDRGNAAGALLLGAATSQAEPQAGLWQPREQAEPQAGLWQPREVRLALQVSNRNHFCYGSRRLLGLHCLKRRQLRLLGYVVVEIPFWEWFPLLKRTRSEKLSYLHYKVFCPELLPRPASGASASPCLGAQ; via the coding sequence GCAGCACGTGGATAGGGACAGCAGCATAGGTGACACCTtcaccagccctggcaccacGCAGACATTCCCCACTGCCTGTCCCCAAGCTGTGTCACCTGTCAGGAGTGCCCTGCCCAAGCCCAAGTCCAGCActcccctggagcagagcagcctggccatGCTGTAcaaggaggaggcagagaaggaaaaacgGGAAATGCACGACTCCAAGGAGGACCCCCGTGTGTTCCAGAAGGGGAGGCCTGAGTACAGATctctgagctgtggcagtgctgagccagCACAGACCCTCCCTGCAGAGGAGGGGGACTGGATTTTACAGAGTGTGGCCGGGtgtgagcccagcccaggaatTCTCTCAGATTATTTCCTCAGGCTGAGCCGTTTGCCGGCGGAGCGACGCGCGGCGCTGCTGTCCGACCCCAGCTTCAGTGCCCTGTGTCACCGTGCTGTCACGGCcatcaggctgctcagcaccCCAGATCTCATCCAGATTTTAAAGGCTTGTGTCCCTTTGGCAGTGCCAGCCTCCCACCCCCTGCTGAACGCGTGCGAGGCCGAGTTCTGCCGGCGGGCGTGGGACatgggcctggagcagctgctgctggtggcgGATTGCTGGCGCTGCCTGGAGCGCAGCGTGCCCTCCTACCTGGGCATTCTCTTCAGCTATGCCAACCTGCACTGGAAGGAGCTCACCCTGCCCCAGTTTGTGCAGCTCCTTTACATCATCGGGGAAGGCCGGAGGTCGCCCGCGGACTTGGCGCAGAAGGTGGAGAGCACGATCCTGAAGCACCTGGACACCTTCAccttggaggagctgggggcCATCTGCTTGGGGCTCTTCAAGTCCCTCAGTGGCATTTCTGAGCACGTCATGAGGAGGATTGCAGACAGGGTGTCCCTGCAGATGGAGGACATGAGCACCTACGCCTTGGTGAACGTGCTCAAGATGCTGCGCTACACCCGCATGGATCACGTGCCGctgatgagggagctggggaaggtgaTTCCTGCTCGGATCCCTGCAACAAACATCCAGGGCATCATGCACATCACTCTCACCTATTCATCCCTGCACTTCTTTGACGAGGATGTTTTGGCTGCTGTCGCCATCTCGTTGCCTTCCAAGGTGTCCTACTGCCGGAGCAAGGATGCTGCCAAATTCCTGTGGTCCTTTGGGTGCCTGGACTATGAACCTCCCAACGAGGAGGAGTTTTACTCCAGCCTGATAAAGCAGTTGCATGCAAAACTCCATGAGTTTAGCAAGTTTCCAGAGCATCTCCTTACTGCTCTGCTTGGCCTGGCGTTTGTCAAACGCTTCCCAGAGGAGCTGATAGACTTTGCTTTGAGGGAGGAGTTTGTAGAGAAAACCAGAGGTAGCAAATACGAGCTCGACAAGGACCTGTTCACCCTTGGGAAGAGCGTTGAAATTGAGTGCCCGACCTACCAAGGCAGCCAGCTCCCACCTCAGCTTTGTCAGGAGTTCACTGAGATGGTTTCAAGCTTTGCAGAGCGGGAAATCTACGTCAGGCCTGAAATCGTGGAAGCCACATCCCTCCTGGAGAGCATGTTGGGAGGCCCTGAGTATGTGAAGAACCACATGATCCTGCCCCACACCAGGTCCAGCGACCTGGAGGTGCGTTTGGCCACCGATGGACATCCCATCCCTTTCAACTTCAAGGATCCCGTGGCAGCCAAGAAGCTGAAAGACATGGGAGTTAGTCTGACAGATGAATTAATGTCTCAGCTCATCCAGGGGAGGGCTCATAACCAGAGTCCCACAGAAGTGAGGAATGAAGCCAGGATTGATAgacaggacagagggaatgcAGCAGGAGCGCTGTTACTGGGTGCAGCCACATCAcaggctgagccccaggcagggctctggcagcctcgggaACAagctgagccccaggcagggctctggcagcctcgggaGGTGAGGCTGGCCCTGCAGGTGTCCAACAGGAACCACTTCTGCTACGGCTCCCGgcggctgctggggctgcactgcctGAAGCGGCGGCAGCTGCGGCTGCTGGGCTACGTGGTGGTGGAGATCCCCTTCTGGGAGTGGTTCCCTCTGCTCAAGCGCACGCGCTCCGAGAAGCTCAGCTACCTCCACTACAAAGTGttctgcccagagctgctccccaggcctGCTAGTGGGGCAAGTGCATCTCCCTGCCTGGGTGCACAGTGA